A single region of the Lycium barbarum isolate Lr01 chromosome 2, ASM1917538v2, whole genome shotgun sequence genome encodes:
- the LOC132624909 gene encoding uncharacterized protein LOC132624909 isoform X3 — translation MDISKLSQFQVAQMEAILGPELEPFENFISDYMESSSEEDVLGPESESESENFISNNAESSSEEDVLGPELESENFISDNAESSSEEDDSMFNLIKHNHPESLAIKLSGFLSSHSHDVDFRDNCICTLYDLLCLDEGHTWNKLSVSTQSTIKSILVDSIKFEEPKSIIKNLCDTISDLCDIFLPSDDNWPELLPFLRQCITSNSNKLRDSFFLIFARFSKSVCERLVPDMKISYPVFLNTLNDDTPDPQVRIAVLTTAVRFILYLPSSNERKWFQNLLPAMLRSLTDAVRDGDQDDAAQKMLNIFIELAENDPRFCRRQLVDVVHDMFEIAEANSSAEETKHLAVEFLLTLVEAKKKAPGMMKKLRSFTNDCFTMILNMLLDIEDEPSWYSMDTKNSHAGETENYSFGQKCLDRFSIALGGQTIAPIAMEQLDAYFVAPEWEKRHAALRALTQIAEGSSKVMIKYLEQIVKAVLHSFQDPHPRVRWAASRAIDQLAIDFYPDLQEQYHNQVVPAIVAAMDDIPRVQVAAAWALSEFYDSQKAETLIPHLDRTLNKLIELLETDNQMVQKAAMRALIEVADVSKKEHFLKFYDFVMPYLKNVLVNANDKCNQELRSSALLCISYVGLAVGKEKFRDDIEQVMEMLKSLQELQESDSIIYILKACYAICKCMGKEFLPYMSTVMPPLVEYAQLELDTDLDESDDDSIHEVKFGDKIISIKRSDLLEAKSTACSVIDLFAEELEEAFYPWITQVASILVPLLQFCIDDHVRKYAIYAMPSLLRSANLAEEKGAAQGGIQLDFKQLSGEIILAMGDALYLERETNICAIILSELDECLEICGPLLNEDQVRSIIDVINHVIRESSLRKGELIDAAKLEDFDAEVADLLREEREEEEEVFSNVVDILITLIKTFKDAFLPFHGELPPDVMPTRGKDETTQERGKRIYIFSALVEHCGEVALKYYNLYLPFLLDASNDDNPYVREALC, via the exons ATGGATATTAGCAAGTTGTCTCAGTTTCAGGTGGCTCAGATGGAGGCGATTCTAGGGCCTGAATTGGAGCCATTTGAAAACTTCATTTCCGATTACATGGAGAGCTCCTCCGAGGAAGACGTTTTAGGGCCTGAATCGGAGTCGGAGTCGGAGAACTTCATTTCCAATAACGCGGAGAGCTCCTCCGAGGAAGACGTTTTAGGGCCTGAATTGGAGTCGGAGAACTTCATTTCCGATAATGCGGAGAGCTCCTCCGAGGAAGACGATTCAATGTTCAACTTGATCAAGCACAATCATCCTGAATCCCTGGCTATTAAGCTTTCTGGCTTTCTAAGCTCTCATTCCCATGACGTTGACTTCCGTGATAACTGCATTTGCACCCTTTACGATTTGCTTTGTCTTGATGAGGGCCATACTTGGAACAAACTAAGCGTGTCAACTCAATCCACCATCAAGTCTATCCTTGTTGATAGTATAAAGTTTGAAGAACCAAAATCCATCATCAAGAATCTATGCGACACCATTTCCGACCTATGTGACATATTTCTACCATCTGATGATAACTGGCCTGAATTGTTGCCCTTCTTACGCCAATGTATTACTTCCAATTCAAACAAGTTAAGAGACTCTTTTTTCTTAATCTTTGCCAGGTTCTCCAAAAGCGTTTGCGAAAGATTAGTCCCTGACATGAAGATCTCATACCCAGTCTTCCTAAATACACTGAATGATGATACCCCCGATCCTCAAGTGAGGATCGCGGTCCTGACCACTGCGGTCAGGTTCATTCTGTACCTCCCGAGTTCAAATGAAAGGAAGTGGTTTCAGAATCTATTGCCAGCTATGCTGAGGTCGCTGACTGACGCAGTGCGCGATGGTGATCAAGATGATGCAGCTCAGAAAATGCTGAATATTTTTATTGAGTTGGCGGAGAATGATCCGAGGTTCTGCAGGAGGCAGCTAGTGGATGTAGTGCATGACATGTTTGAGATAGCAGAGGCTAATAGTTCGGCAGAGGAGACAAAGCACTTGGCAGTTGAGTTCTTGTTAACTTTGGTTGAGGCGAAGAAAAAGGCACCAGGGATGATGAAGAAGTTACGGTCCTTTACAAACGATTGCTTTACAATGATTTTGAACATGCTACTGGATATTGAGGATGAACCTAGCTGGTATAGCATGGACACCAAGAATTCGCATGCAGGGGAAACAGAGAACTACAGTTTTGGTCAGAAGTGTTTAGACCGTTTTTCTATTGCATTAGGTGGCCAGACTATTGCTCCTATTGCCATGGAGCAGCTGGATGCTTACTTTGTTGCCCCTGAGTGGGAGAAGCGCCATGCAGCTCTCAGGGCACTTACTCAGATAGCTGAAGGAAGCTCAAAG GTGATGATAAAGTATTTGGAGCAAATAGTAAAAGCGGTTCTCCATTCTTTCCAAGATCCTCATCCTCGAGTAAGATGGGCTGCGAGTCGTGCAATTGACCAGTTGGCTATTGACTTCTATCCGGATTTACAAGAACAATACCACAACCAAGTAGTGCCTGCAATAGTTGCAGCTATGGATGATATTCCTCGAGTACAG GTAGCTGCAGCTTGGGCTCTTTCAGAATTCTATGATTCTCAAAAGGCAGAAACTTTGATACCTCACTTGGATCGAACACTCAACAAACTAATTGAACTTCTTGAG ACTGACAATCAAATGGTTCAAAAAGCAGCAATGCGGGCACTGATTGAAGTAGCTGATGTATCTAAG AAGGAGCACTTCCTAAAGTTCTATGATTTTGTAATGCCATATTTGAAAAATGTCCTGGTAAATGCAAATGATAAATGTAATCAAGAGCTTCGAAGCAGCGCGTTGCTGTGCATAAGCTATGTTGGATTGGCTGTAGGCAAAGAGAAATTCAGAGATGACATAGAGCAG GTCATGGAAATGCTCAAGTCATTACAGGAATTACAAGAGTCTGATTCTATTATTTACATTCTAAAG GCATGCTACGCAATTTGCAAGTGCATGGGTAAGGAATTTCTTCCTTACATGAGTACTGTCATGCCACCTTTGGTTGAATATGCTCAACTTGAGCTCGATACAGATTTAGATGAATCAGATGATGATAG TATACATGAAGTCAAGTTTGGGGATAAAATAATAAGCATCAAAAGAAGTGACCTACTAGAGGCAAAATCTACAGCCTGTAGCGTCATCGATTTATTTGCTGAGGAATTGGAGGAAGCGTTCTACCCCTGGATTACCCAG GTTGCTTCAATTTTAGTTCCGCTTCTGCAATTCTGTATCGATGATCATGTCAGGAAATATGCTATTTatg CAATGCCATCCCTGTTGCGTTCTGCTAACCTGGCGGAAGAGAAAGGGGCTGCTCAAGGTGGAATCCAGTTGGACTTCAAGCAGTTGTCTGGCGAGATAATACTGGCTATGGGGGACGCTTTATATTTG GAGCGTGAGACAAACATATGTGCAATTATTTTGAGTGAATTGGATGAATGCCTAGAG ATATGTGGACCACTTCTCAATGAAGATCAGGTTCGTAGCATCATTGATGTGATAAATCATGTCATTAGAGAGAGTTCACTTAGAAAAGGAGAACTCATAGACGCAGCAAAATTAGAAGACTTTGATGCTGAGGTAGCTGATTTGCTGAGGGAGGAaagagaggaagaagaagaagttttCAGCAAT GTTGTTGACATATTGATAACATTGATCAAAACATTCAAGGATGCTTTCTTGCCATTCCATGGTGAGCTTCCACCAGATGTAATGCCTACGAGG GGCAAAGATGAAACAACCCAAGAGAGAGGAAAGCGTATTTATATCTTTAGTGCCCTCGTGGAGCATTGTGGCGAAGTAGCTCTAAA GTACTATAATTTATATCTTCCTTTTCTCTTGGACGCAAGCAACGACGACAACCCATATGTTAGAGAG gctttgTGCTGA
- the LOC132624909 gene encoding uncharacterized protein LOC132624909 isoform X2, with protein sequence MDISKLSQFQVAQMEAILGPELEPFENFISDYMESSSEEDVLGPESESESENFISNNAESSSEEDVLGPELESENFISDNAESSSEEDDSMFNLIKHNHPESLAIKLSGFLSSHSHDVDFRDNCICTLYDLLCLDEGHTWNKLSVSTQSTIKSILVDSIKFEEPKSIIKNLCDTISDLCDIFLPSDDNWPELLPFLRQCITSNSNKLRDSFFLIFARFSKSVCERLVPDMKISYPVFLNTLNDDTPDPQVRIAVLTTAVRFILYLPSSNERKWFQNLLPAMLRSLTDAVRDGDQDDAAQKMLNIFIELAENDPRFCRRQLVDVVHDMFEIAEANSSAEETKHLAVEFLLTLVEAKKKAPGMMKKLRSFTNDCFTMILNMLLDIEDEPSWYSMDTKNSHAGETENYSFGQKCLDRFSIALGGQTIAPIAMEQLDAYFVAPEWEKRHAALRALTQIAEGSSKVMIKYLEQIVKAVLHSFQDPHPRVRWAASRAIDQLAIDFYPDLQEQYHNQVVPAIVAAMDDIPRVQVAAAWALSEFYDSQKAETLIPHLDRTLNKLIELLETDNQMVQKAAMRALIEVADVSKVMEMLKSLQELQESDSIIYILKACYAICKCMGKEFLPYMSTVMPPLVEYAQLELDTDLDESDDDSIHEVKFGDKIISIKRSDLLEAKSTACSVIDLFAEELEEAFYPWITQVASILVPLLQFCIDDHVRKYAIYAMPSLLRSANLAEEKGAAQGGIQLDFKQLSGEIILAMGDALYLERETNICAIILSELDECLEICGPLLNEDQVRSIIDVINHVIRESSLRKGELIDAAKLEDFDAEVADLLREEREEEEEVFSNVVDILITLIKTFKDAFLPFHGELPPDVMPTRGKDETTQERGKRIYIFSALVEHCGEVALKYYNLYLPFLLDASNDDNPYVREAAVYGLRLCAEYCDYAFKPFIGEALSRINVVITHSNALEPENVKAYDNAVSALGKICQFHRENIDSVQIIPAWLNCLPIKDDVYEAKAVLDQLCSMVERSDADLLGPNYLHLPKIISVFTEVLCAGGDLVTEETANRMIHLLRHFKETLPPATLASARALLLPQQEMELKSILSPEEDVNVSADAMKLLVL encoded by the exons ATGGATATTAGCAAGTTGTCTCAGTTTCAGGTGGCTCAGATGGAGGCGATTCTAGGGCCTGAATTGGAGCCATTTGAAAACTTCATTTCCGATTACATGGAGAGCTCCTCCGAGGAAGACGTTTTAGGGCCTGAATCGGAGTCGGAGTCGGAGAACTTCATTTCCAATAACGCGGAGAGCTCCTCCGAGGAAGACGTTTTAGGGCCTGAATTGGAGTCGGAGAACTTCATTTCCGATAATGCGGAGAGCTCCTCCGAGGAAGACGATTCAATGTTCAACTTGATCAAGCACAATCATCCTGAATCCCTGGCTATTAAGCTTTCTGGCTTTCTAAGCTCTCATTCCCATGACGTTGACTTCCGTGATAACTGCATTTGCACCCTTTACGATTTGCTTTGTCTTGATGAGGGCCATACTTGGAACAAACTAAGCGTGTCAACTCAATCCACCATCAAGTCTATCCTTGTTGATAGTATAAAGTTTGAAGAACCAAAATCCATCATCAAGAATCTATGCGACACCATTTCCGACCTATGTGACATATTTCTACCATCTGATGATAACTGGCCTGAATTGTTGCCCTTCTTACGCCAATGTATTACTTCCAATTCAAACAAGTTAAGAGACTCTTTTTTCTTAATCTTTGCCAGGTTCTCCAAAAGCGTTTGCGAAAGATTAGTCCCTGACATGAAGATCTCATACCCAGTCTTCCTAAATACACTGAATGATGATACCCCCGATCCTCAAGTGAGGATCGCGGTCCTGACCACTGCGGTCAGGTTCATTCTGTACCTCCCGAGTTCAAATGAAAGGAAGTGGTTTCAGAATCTATTGCCAGCTATGCTGAGGTCGCTGACTGACGCAGTGCGCGATGGTGATCAAGATGATGCAGCTCAGAAAATGCTGAATATTTTTATTGAGTTGGCGGAGAATGATCCGAGGTTCTGCAGGAGGCAGCTAGTGGATGTAGTGCATGACATGTTTGAGATAGCAGAGGCTAATAGTTCGGCAGAGGAGACAAAGCACTTGGCAGTTGAGTTCTTGTTAACTTTGGTTGAGGCGAAGAAAAAGGCACCAGGGATGATGAAGAAGTTACGGTCCTTTACAAACGATTGCTTTACAATGATTTTGAACATGCTACTGGATATTGAGGATGAACCTAGCTGGTATAGCATGGACACCAAGAATTCGCATGCAGGGGAAACAGAGAACTACAGTTTTGGTCAGAAGTGTTTAGACCGTTTTTCTATTGCATTAGGTGGCCAGACTATTGCTCCTATTGCCATGGAGCAGCTGGATGCTTACTTTGTTGCCCCTGAGTGGGAGAAGCGCCATGCAGCTCTCAGGGCACTTACTCAGATAGCTGAAGGAAGCTCAAAG GTGATGATAAAGTATTTGGAGCAAATAGTAAAAGCGGTTCTCCATTCTTTCCAAGATCCTCATCCTCGAGTAAGATGGGCTGCGAGTCGTGCAATTGACCAGTTGGCTATTGACTTCTATCCGGATTTACAAGAACAATACCACAACCAAGTAGTGCCTGCAATAGTTGCAGCTATGGATGATATTCCTCGAGTACAG GTAGCTGCAGCTTGGGCTCTTTCAGAATTCTATGATTCTCAAAAGGCAGAAACTTTGATACCTCACTTGGATCGAACACTCAACAAACTAATTGAACTTCTTGAG ACTGACAATCAAATGGTTCAAAAAGCAGCAATGCGGGCACTGATTGAAGTAGCTGATGTATCTAAG GTCATGGAAATGCTCAAGTCATTACAGGAATTACAAGAGTCTGATTCTATTATTTACATTCTAAAG GCATGCTACGCAATTTGCAAGTGCATGGGTAAGGAATTTCTTCCTTACATGAGTACTGTCATGCCACCTTTGGTTGAATATGCTCAACTTGAGCTCGATACAGATTTAGATGAATCAGATGATGATAG TATACATGAAGTCAAGTTTGGGGATAAAATAATAAGCATCAAAAGAAGTGACCTACTAGAGGCAAAATCTACAGCCTGTAGCGTCATCGATTTATTTGCTGAGGAATTGGAGGAAGCGTTCTACCCCTGGATTACCCAG GTTGCTTCAATTTTAGTTCCGCTTCTGCAATTCTGTATCGATGATCATGTCAGGAAATATGCTATTTatg CAATGCCATCCCTGTTGCGTTCTGCTAACCTGGCGGAAGAGAAAGGGGCTGCTCAAGGTGGAATCCAGTTGGACTTCAAGCAGTTGTCTGGCGAGATAATACTGGCTATGGGGGACGCTTTATATTTG GAGCGTGAGACAAACATATGTGCAATTATTTTGAGTGAATTGGATGAATGCCTAGAG ATATGTGGACCACTTCTCAATGAAGATCAGGTTCGTAGCATCATTGATGTGATAAATCATGTCATTAGAGAGAGTTCACTTAGAAAAGGAGAACTCATAGACGCAGCAAAATTAGAAGACTTTGATGCTGAGGTAGCTGATTTGCTGAGGGAGGAaagagaggaagaagaagaagttttCAGCAAT GTTGTTGACATATTGATAACATTGATCAAAACATTCAAGGATGCTTTCTTGCCATTCCATGGTGAGCTTCCACCAGATGTAATGCCTACGAGG GGCAAAGATGAAACAACCCAAGAGAGAGGAAAGCGTATTTATATCTTTAGTGCCCTCGTGGAGCATTGTGGCGAAGTAGCTCTAAA GTACTATAATTTATATCTTCCTTTTCTCTTGGACGCAAGCAACGACGACAACCCATATGTTAGAGAG GCTGCagtttatggacttaggctttgTGCTGAATATTGCGATTATGCTTTCAAACCGTTTATTGGAG AGGCTCTTTCAAGGATCAATGTAGTCATTACTCATTCCAATGCTCTTGAACCTGAGAACGTAAAGGCATATGATAATGCTGTTTCTGCACTTGGTAAAATATGCCAATTTCATCGGGAAAATATCGACTCAGTGCAG ATTATTCCGGCTTGGCTGAATTGTCTGCCTATAAAAGATGACGTGTATGAAGCCAAAGCGGTTCTAGACCAGCTCTGTTCAATGGTTGAAAG
- the LOC132624909 gene encoding uncharacterized protein LOC132624909 isoform X1, which translates to MDISKLSQFQVAQMEAILGPELEPFENFISDYMESSSEEDVLGPESESESENFISNNAESSSEEDVLGPELESENFISDNAESSSEEDDSMFNLIKHNHPESLAIKLSGFLSSHSHDVDFRDNCICTLYDLLCLDEGHTWNKLSVSTQSTIKSILVDSIKFEEPKSIIKNLCDTISDLCDIFLPSDDNWPELLPFLRQCITSNSNKLRDSFFLIFARFSKSVCERLVPDMKISYPVFLNTLNDDTPDPQVRIAVLTTAVRFILYLPSSNERKWFQNLLPAMLRSLTDAVRDGDQDDAAQKMLNIFIELAENDPRFCRRQLVDVVHDMFEIAEANSSAEETKHLAVEFLLTLVEAKKKAPGMMKKLRSFTNDCFTMILNMLLDIEDEPSWYSMDTKNSHAGETENYSFGQKCLDRFSIALGGQTIAPIAMEQLDAYFVAPEWEKRHAALRALTQIAEGSSKVMIKYLEQIVKAVLHSFQDPHPRVRWAASRAIDQLAIDFYPDLQEQYHNQVVPAIVAAMDDIPRVQVAAAWALSEFYDSQKAETLIPHLDRTLNKLIELLETDNQMVQKAAMRALIEVADVSKKEHFLKFYDFVMPYLKNVLVNANDKCNQELRSSALLCISYVGLAVGKEKFRDDIEQVMEMLKSLQELQESDSIIYILKACYAICKCMGKEFLPYMSTVMPPLVEYAQLELDTDLDESDDDSIHEVKFGDKIISIKRSDLLEAKSTACSVIDLFAEELEEAFYPWITQVASILVPLLQFCIDDHVRKYAIYAMPSLLRSANLAEEKGAAQGGIQLDFKQLSGEIILAMGDALYLERETNICAIILSELDECLEICGPLLNEDQVRSIIDVINHVIRESSLRKGELIDAAKLEDFDAEVADLLREEREEEEEVFSNVVDILITLIKTFKDAFLPFHGELPPDVMPTRGKDETTQERGKRIYIFSALVEHCGEVALKYYNLYLPFLLDASNDDNPYVREAAVYGLRLCAEYCDYAFKPFIGEALSRINVVITHSNALEPENVKAYDNAVSALGKICQFHRENIDSVQIIPAWLNCLPIKDDVYEAKAVLDQLCSMVERSDADLLGPNYLHLPKIISVFTEVLCAGGDLVTEETANRMIHLLRHFKETLPPATLASARALLLPQQEMELKSILSPEEDVNVSADAMKLLVL; encoded by the exons ATGGATATTAGCAAGTTGTCTCAGTTTCAGGTGGCTCAGATGGAGGCGATTCTAGGGCCTGAATTGGAGCCATTTGAAAACTTCATTTCCGATTACATGGAGAGCTCCTCCGAGGAAGACGTTTTAGGGCCTGAATCGGAGTCGGAGTCGGAGAACTTCATTTCCAATAACGCGGAGAGCTCCTCCGAGGAAGACGTTTTAGGGCCTGAATTGGAGTCGGAGAACTTCATTTCCGATAATGCGGAGAGCTCCTCCGAGGAAGACGATTCAATGTTCAACTTGATCAAGCACAATCATCCTGAATCCCTGGCTATTAAGCTTTCTGGCTTTCTAAGCTCTCATTCCCATGACGTTGACTTCCGTGATAACTGCATTTGCACCCTTTACGATTTGCTTTGTCTTGATGAGGGCCATACTTGGAACAAACTAAGCGTGTCAACTCAATCCACCATCAAGTCTATCCTTGTTGATAGTATAAAGTTTGAAGAACCAAAATCCATCATCAAGAATCTATGCGACACCATTTCCGACCTATGTGACATATTTCTACCATCTGATGATAACTGGCCTGAATTGTTGCCCTTCTTACGCCAATGTATTACTTCCAATTCAAACAAGTTAAGAGACTCTTTTTTCTTAATCTTTGCCAGGTTCTCCAAAAGCGTTTGCGAAAGATTAGTCCCTGACATGAAGATCTCATACCCAGTCTTCCTAAATACACTGAATGATGATACCCCCGATCCTCAAGTGAGGATCGCGGTCCTGACCACTGCGGTCAGGTTCATTCTGTACCTCCCGAGTTCAAATGAAAGGAAGTGGTTTCAGAATCTATTGCCAGCTATGCTGAGGTCGCTGACTGACGCAGTGCGCGATGGTGATCAAGATGATGCAGCTCAGAAAATGCTGAATATTTTTATTGAGTTGGCGGAGAATGATCCGAGGTTCTGCAGGAGGCAGCTAGTGGATGTAGTGCATGACATGTTTGAGATAGCAGAGGCTAATAGTTCGGCAGAGGAGACAAAGCACTTGGCAGTTGAGTTCTTGTTAACTTTGGTTGAGGCGAAGAAAAAGGCACCAGGGATGATGAAGAAGTTACGGTCCTTTACAAACGATTGCTTTACAATGATTTTGAACATGCTACTGGATATTGAGGATGAACCTAGCTGGTATAGCATGGACACCAAGAATTCGCATGCAGGGGAAACAGAGAACTACAGTTTTGGTCAGAAGTGTTTAGACCGTTTTTCTATTGCATTAGGTGGCCAGACTATTGCTCCTATTGCCATGGAGCAGCTGGATGCTTACTTTGTTGCCCCTGAGTGGGAGAAGCGCCATGCAGCTCTCAGGGCACTTACTCAGATAGCTGAAGGAAGCTCAAAG GTGATGATAAAGTATTTGGAGCAAATAGTAAAAGCGGTTCTCCATTCTTTCCAAGATCCTCATCCTCGAGTAAGATGGGCTGCGAGTCGTGCAATTGACCAGTTGGCTATTGACTTCTATCCGGATTTACAAGAACAATACCACAACCAAGTAGTGCCTGCAATAGTTGCAGCTATGGATGATATTCCTCGAGTACAG GTAGCTGCAGCTTGGGCTCTTTCAGAATTCTATGATTCTCAAAAGGCAGAAACTTTGATACCTCACTTGGATCGAACACTCAACAAACTAATTGAACTTCTTGAG ACTGACAATCAAATGGTTCAAAAAGCAGCAATGCGGGCACTGATTGAAGTAGCTGATGTATCTAAG AAGGAGCACTTCCTAAAGTTCTATGATTTTGTAATGCCATATTTGAAAAATGTCCTGGTAAATGCAAATGATAAATGTAATCAAGAGCTTCGAAGCAGCGCGTTGCTGTGCATAAGCTATGTTGGATTGGCTGTAGGCAAAGAGAAATTCAGAGATGACATAGAGCAG GTCATGGAAATGCTCAAGTCATTACAGGAATTACAAGAGTCTGATTCTATTATTTACATTCTAAAG GCATGCTACGCAATTTGCAAGTGCATGGGTAAGGAATTTCTTCCTTACATGAGTACTGTCATGCCACCTTTGGTTGAATATGCTCAACTTGAGCTCGATACAGATTTAGATGAATCAGATGATGATAG TATACATGAAGTCAAGTTTGGGGATAAAATAATAAGCATCAAAAGAAGTGACCTACTAGAGGCAAAATCTACAGCCTGTAGCGTCATCGATTTATTTGCTGAGGAATTGGAGGAAGCGTTCTACCCCTGGATTACCCAG GTTGCTTCAATTTTAGTTCCGCTTCTGCAATTCTGTATCGATGATCATGTCAGGAAATATGCTATTTatg CAATGCCATCCCTGTTGCGTTCTGCTAACCTGGCGGAAGAGAAAGGGGCTGCTCAAGGTGGAATCCAGTTGGACTTCAAGCAGTTGTCTGGCGAGATAATACTGGCTATGGGGGACGCTTTATATTTG GAGCGTGAGACAAACATATGTGCAATTATTTTGAGTGAATTGGATGAATGCCTAGAG ATATGTGGACCACTTCTCAATGAAGATCAGGTTCGTAGCATCATTGATGTGATAAATCATGTCATTAGAGAGAGTTCACTTAGAAAAGGAGAACTCATAGACGCAGCAAAATTAGAAGACTTTGATGCTGAGGTAGCTGATTTGCTGAGGGAGGAaagagaggaagaagaagaagttttCAGCAAT GTTGTTGACATATTGATAACATTGATCAAAACATTCAAGGATGCTTTCTTGCCATTCCATGGTGAGCTTCCACCAGATGTAATGCCTACGAGG GGCAAAGATGAAACAACCCAAGAGAGAGGAAAGCGTATTTATATCTTTAGTGCCCTCGTGGAGCATTGTGGCGAAGTAGCTCTAAA GTACTATAATTTATATCTTCCTTTTCTCTTGGACGCAAGCAACGACGACAACCCATATGTTAGAGAG GCTGCagtttatggacttaggctttgTGCTGAATATTGCGATTATGCTTTCAAACCGTTTATTGGAG AGGCTCTTTCAAGGATCAATGTAGTCATTACTCATTCCAATGCTCTTGAACCTGAGAACGTAAAGGCATATGATAATGCTGTTTCTGCACTTGGTAAAATATGCCAATTTCATCGGGAAAATATCGACTCAGTGCAG ATTATTCCGGCTTGGCTGAATTGTCTGCCTATAAAAGATGACGTGTATGAAGCCAAAGCGGTTCTAGACCAGCTCTGTTCAATGGTTGAAAG